One stretch of Streptomyces sp. NBC_01363 DNA includes these proteins:
- a CDS encoding CYTH and CHAD domain-containing protein, with amino-acid sequence MADSKREIERKYEATAETRLPDLSRVAGVSAVAHRGVSELDAVYYDTEDLRLATDSLTLRRRTGGGDAGWHLKFPVASGIRDELREPLSDTLPRSFAGLLRSRVRERALVPVVRLVSARDVHHLLDSDGALLAEVSVDRVRAERLTGGDGTASWTEIEAELADDGDPAFLDAVERRLRKAGIRPSASPSKLARALAETAPKRQKDPDGRARRPTAGDHVLAYIRHQSEAIAALDPAVRRDLPDSVHQMRVATRRLRSALRTYRKILDRGVTDPVGDELKWLAAELGIDRDQEVLDARLRAGLDNLPRALVLGPVRGRLRIWSVARRNGSRRRTVAVLDGKRYLALLESLDTLLAAPPLLPAASRAPGRALPRAVLKEYGRLADRVGHALELPPGHDRDLAMHEARKAAKRARYAAEAARPALGGPAKRFAKRMKAVQSLLGDHQDSVVAREALRTLAVQAHAAGESAFTWGLLHGREEATAAARERDLLAVWERASRAELRAALGG; translated from the coding sequence ATGGCGGACTCGAAGCGTGAGATCGAGCGGAAGTACGAAGCCACCGCGGAAACCCGGCTCCCGGACCTGAGCCGGGTGGCCGGGGTCTCGGCCGTCGCCCACCGGGGCGTCAGCGAACTGGACGCCGTCTACTACGACACCGAGGACCTCCGGCTCGCGACGGACTCCCTCACCTTGCGCCGCCGCACCGGCGGCGGCGACGCCGGCTGGCACCTCAAGTTCCCGGTCGCCTCCGGCATCCGGGACGAGCTGCGGGAACCGCTCTCCGACACCCTGCCGCGCTCCTTCGCGGGGCTGCTGCGCTCCCGGGTCCGCGAGCGCGCACTCGTTCCCGTCGTCCGGCTGGTCTCCGCCCGCGACGTCCACCACCTCCTCGACTCCGACGGCGCCCTGCTCGCCGAGGTCAGCGTCGACCGGGTGCGGGCCGAGCGGCTGACGGGCGGCGACGGCACGGCCTCCTGGACCGAGATCGAGGCCGAACTCGCCGACGACGGCGACCCCGCCTTCCTCGACGCCGTGGAGCGCCGGCTGCGCAAGGCCGGGATCCGCCCGTCCGCGTCCCCGTCCAAGCTGGCCAGGGCGCTCGCCGAGACCGCGCCGAAGCGGCAGAAGGACCCCGACGGCAGGGCCCGGCGGCCCACCGCGGGCGACCACGTCCTCGCGTACATCCGGCACCAGAGCGAGGCGATCGCCGCCCTCGACCCCGCCGTACGCCGCGACCTCCCCGACTCCGTGCACCAGATGCGGGTCGCCACCCGCAGGCTGCGCAGCGCACTGCGGACGTACCGGAAGATCCTCGACCGCGGCGTCACCGACCCGGTCGGCGACGAGCTGAAGTGGCTGGCCGCCGAGCTGGGCATCGACCGCGACCAGGAGGTGCTCGACGCCCGGCTGCGCGCCGGCCTCGACAACCTGCCCCGCGCCCTGGTCCTCGGCCCGGTCCGCGGGCGGCTCCGGATCTGGTCGGTGGCCCGGCGGAACGGCTCCCGCCGCCGCACCGTCGCCGTGCTCGACGGGAAGCGGTATCTGGCACTCCTGGAGAGCCTCGACACCCTGCTCGCCGCCCCGCCCCTGCTGCCGGCCGCGTCCCGTGCGCCGGGGCGGGCGCTGCCCCGCGCCGTGCTGAAGGAGTACGGGCGTCTCGCGGACCGCGTCGGCCATGCCCTGGAGCTCCCGCCCGGCCACGACCGGGACCTGGCCATGCACGAGGCCCGCAAGGCCGCCAAACGCGCCCGGTACGCGGCGGAGGCGGCCCGCCCCGCGCTCGGCGGGCCCGCCAAGCGCTTCGCCAAGCGGATGAAGGCCGTACAGAGCCTCCTCGGCGACCACCAGGACAGCGTGGTGGCCCGCGAGGCCCTGCGCACCCTGGCCGTCCAGGCGCACGCGGCGGGGGAGTCGGCCTTCACCTGGGGACTGCTCCACGGGCGGGAGGAGGCGACGGCCGCGGCCCGGGAACGGGATCTTTTGGCCGTGTGGGAGCGGGCGTCGCGGGCGGAGCTGCGGGCGGCGCTGGGAGGCTGA
- a CDS encoding TIGR03960 family B12-binding radical SAM protein: protein MSVDSVFPQLEALLPHVQKPIQYVGGELNSTVKPWDECDVRWALMYPDAYEVGLPNQGVMILYEVLNERQGVLAERTYSVWPDLEELMREHKVPQFTVDSHRPVKAFDVFGLSFSTELGYTNMLTALDLAGIPLAARDRTVDDPIVLAGGHAAFNPEPIAEFIDCAVIGDGEQAVLEITEIVRAWKAEGRPGGREEVLFRLARTGNVYVPGFYDVEYLPDGRIGRVVPNKSGVPWRVSKHTVMDLDEWPYPKQPLVPLAETVHERMSVEIFRGCTRGCRFCQAGMITRPVRERSITGIGEMVEKGLKATGFEEVGLLSLSSADHTEIGEIAKGLADRYTEDKIGLSLPSTRVDAFNVDLANELTRNGRRSGLTFAPEGGSERMRKVINKMVSEEDLIRTVATAYGNGWRQVKLYFMCGLPTETDEDVLQIGDMAVNVIAKGREVSGQNDIRCTVSIGGFVPKPHTPFQWAPQLSAEETDARLTKLRDKIRGDKKYGRSIGFRYHDGKPGIVEGLLSRGDRRVGSVIRAVYESGGRFDGWREHFSYDRWMTAAEKTLPEYGVDVDWYTTRERTYEEVLPWDHLDSGLDKDWLWEDWQDSLDETEVEDCRWTPCFDCGVCPQMDTSIQIGPTGKKLLPLSVVK, encoded by the coding sequence ATGTCTGTCGATTCGGTCTTCCCACAGCTCGAAGCTCTGCTCCCGCATGTGCAGAAGCCCATCCAGTACGTCGGCGGTGAACTGAACTCCACCGTCAAACCGTGGGACGAATGCGACGTCCGCTGGGCACTCATGTACCCGGACGCGTACGAGGTCGGGCTCCCCAACCAGGGCGTCATGATCCTCTACGAGGTACTCAACGAGCGCCAGGGAGTCCTCGCCGAGCGCACCTACAGCGTGTGGCCGGACCTCGAGGAGCTGATGCGCGAGCACAAGGTCCCGCAGTTCACCGTGGACAGCCACCGCCCGGTCAAGGCGTTCGACGTCTTCGGGCTGAGCTTCTCCACCGAGCTCGGCTACACCAACATGCTCACCGCCCTGGATCTCGCGGGCATTCCGCTGGCGGCCCGGGACCGCACCGTCGACGACCCGATCGTGCTGGCCGGCGGCCACGCCGCGTTCAACCCCGAGCCGATCGCCGAGTTCATCGACTGCGCGGTCATCGGCGACGGCGAGCAGGCCGTCCTGGAGATCACCGAGATCGTCCGCGCCTGGAAGGCCGAGGGCCGCCCCGGTGGCCGCGAGGAGGTGCTCTTCCGCCTCGCCAGGACCGGCAACGTCTACGTCCCGGGCTTCTACGACGTCGAGTACCTCCCGGACGGGCGCATCGGCCGCGTCGTGCCCAACAAGTCGGGCGTGCCGTGGCGGGTGTCCAAGCACACCGTGATGGACCTCGACGAGTGGCCGTACCCGAAGCAGCCCCTCGTGCCGCTCGCCGAGACCGTCCACGAGCGGATGTCCGTCGAGATCTTCCGCGGCTGCACCCGCGGCTGCCGTTTCTGCCAGGCCGGCATGATCACGCGCCCCGTGCGGGAGCGAAGCATCACCGGCATCGGCGAGATGGTCGAGAAGGGCCTCAAGGCGACCGGCTTCGAGGAGGTCGGCCTGCTCTCGCTCTCCTCCGCGGACCACACCGAGATCGGTGAGATCGCCAAGGGCCTCGCCGACCGGTACACCGAGGACAAGATCGGCCTCTCGCTGCCGTCCACCCGCGTCGACGCGTTCAACGTGGACCTGGCCAACGAGCTGACCCGCAACGGTCGCCGCTCCGGTCTCACCTTCGCCCCCGAGGGCGGCTCCGAGCGCATGCGCAAGGTCATCAACAAGATGGTCTCGGAAGAGGACCTCATCCGTACCGTCGCCACCGCGTACGGCAACGGCTGGCGCCAGGTGAAGCTGTACTTCATGTGCGGCCTGCCCACCGAGACCGACGAGGACGTCCTCCAGATCGGCGACATGGCGGTCAACGTGATCGCCAAGGGCCGCGAGGTCTCCGGGCAGAACGACATCCGCTGCACCGTCTCCATCGGCGGCTTCGTGCCCAAGCCGCACACCCCGTTCCAGTGGGCCCCGCAGCTGAGCGCCGAGGAGACCGACGCCCGGCTGACCAAGCTCCGCGACAAGATCCGCGGCGACAAGAAGTACGGCCGCTCCATCGGCTTCCGCTACCACGACGGCAAGCCCGGCATCGTCGAGGGCCTGCTCTCGCGCGGCGACCGGCGCGTCGGCTCCGTCATCCGCGCGGTCTACGAGTCCGGCGGCCGCTTCGACGGCTGGCGCGAGCACTTCAGCTACGACCGCTGGATGACCGCCGCCGAGAAGACGTTGCCCGAGTACGGCGTGGACGTCGACTGGTACACCACCCGCGAGCGGACCTACGAGGAGGTCCTGCCCTGGGACCACCTGGACTCCGGCCTCGACAAGGACTGGCTCTGGGAGGACTGGCAGGACTCGCTCGACGAGACCGAGGTCGAGGACTGCCGCTGGACCCCGTGCTTCGACTGCGGCGTCTGCCCGCAGATGGACACCAGCATCCAGATCGGCCCGACCGGCAAGAAGCTGCTGCCGCTGTCGGTCGTCAAGTAG
- the mreD gene encoding rod shape-determining protein MreD gives MRLNRILLSVVLVVVALVVQVSVLARLQLPGAVPDLLLLVVLGLAFVYGHVSGALIGFGAGLLADLAPPADHAAGRYALVLCVIGYLAGLAKPENGQLKSAMVPMLGVVAAAIGSTLLYALVGALVGDTAARHVGLGSLLFTAAVYDLLLAPFVVPLIMAVARRTVNDPLADTSGGGDVAAGWLASGTGLRIGGQRGGLRVKAARNRAARAGRIKGVKRL, from the coding sequence ATGCGTCTGAACCGGATTCTGCTCTCCGTCGTCCTGGTCGTCGTCGCCCTCGTCGTCCAGGTCTCCGTGCTCGCCCGCCTCCAGCTCCCCGGCGCGGTGCCCGACCTGCTGCTCCTGGTCGTCCTCGGCCTCGCCTTCGTGTACGGGCATGTCAGCGGCGCCCTCATCGGCTTCGGCGCGGGACTCCTCGCCGACCTGGCACCGCCCGCCGACCACGCCGCCGGACGCTACGCGCTGGTCCTCTGCGTCATCGGCTACCTCGCGGGGCTGGCGAAGCCCGAGAACGGGCAGCTGAAGTCGGCGATGGTCCCGATGCTCGGGGTCGTCGCCGCGGCGATCGGCTCGACCCTGCTGTACGCGCTGGTCGGCGCGCTCGTCGGGGACACGGCGGCCCGTCACGTCGGCCTCGGCAGCCTGCTGTTCACCGCCGCCGTCTACGACCTGCTCCTCGCGCCCTTCGTCGTACCGCTGATCATGGCCGTCGCCAGACGCACGGTGAACGATCCGCTCGCCGACACCTCCGGCGGCGGGGACGTGGCCGCGGGCTGGCTCGCCTCCGGCACCGGACTGCGGATCGGCGGCCAGCGCGGCGGACTGCGCGTCAAGGCCGCCCGCAACCGCGCGGCCCGCGCCGGACGCATCAAGGGGGTCAAGCGACTGTGA
- the rodA gene encoding rod shape-determining protein RodA, translating into MAGFSVQRYAPERSAWGKLTARDSLVRKLDWPLLGSALALSFIGSLLVYSATRGRDSLTHGDPYYFLFRHALNTGIGFALMVGTIWLGHRTLRGAVPILYGLSVLLVMAVLTPLGATVNGAHAWIIIGGGFSLQPSEFTKITIILIMAMLLAERVDAGDQLHPDHRTVAKALGLAAVPMAVVMGMPDLGSVMVMVVIVLGVLLASGASNRWIAGLLGAGVAGAIAIWQLGLLDEYQIARFAAFANPALDPAGVGYNTNQARIAIGSGGLSGTGLFHGTQTTGQFVPEQQTDFVFTVAGEELGFLGAGLILVLLGVVLWRACRIARETTELYGTIVAAGIIAWFAFQAFENIGMTLGIMPVAGLPLPFVSYGGSSMFAVWVAVGLLQSIRLQRPISA; encoded by the coding sequence ATGGCCGGCTTCTCCGTCCAGCGGTACGCCCCGGAGCGCTCCGCCTGGGGCAAACTCACCGCCCGCGACTCCCTCGTACGCAAACTCGACTGGCCGCTGCTCGGGTCCGCGCTCGCGCTCTCCTTCATCGGCTCGCTGCTGGTCTACTCGGCGACCCGGGGACGTGACTCGCTCACCCATGGCGACCCGTACTACTTCCTCTTCCGGCACGCCCTCAACACCGGCATCGGCTTCGCCCTGATGGTCGGCACGATCTGGCTCGGCCACCGCACCCTGCGCGGCGCCGTCCCGATCCTCTACGGCCTCTCGGTGCTCCTGGTGATGGCGGTGCTCACCCCGCTCGGCGCCACCGTCAACGGGGCCCATGCCTGGATCATCATCGGCGGCGGCTTCTCGCTCCAGCCGTCCGAGTTCACCAAGATCACCATCATCCTGATCATGGCGATGCTGCTGGCCGAGCGCGTCGACGCGGGCGACCAGCTCCATCCCGACCACCGGACCGTCGCCAAGGCCCTCGGTCTGGCGGCCGTCCCGATGGCCGTCGTCATGGGAATGCCGGACCTCGGCTCCGTGATGGTCATGGTCGTCATCGTCCTCGGCGTGCTCCTCGCCTCCGGCGCGTCGAACCGCTGGATCGCCGGTCTGCTCGGCGCGGGCGTGGCCGGTGCCATCGCGATCTGGCAGCTCGGCCTGCTCGACGAGTACCAGATCGCCCGCTTCGCCGCCTTCGCCAACCCCGCGCTCGACCCGGCGGGCGTCGGCTACAACACCAACCAGGCCCGCATCGCGATCGGCTCCGGCGGCCTCTCCGGGACGGGCCTCTTCCACGGCACCCAGACCACCGGCCAGTTCGTCCCCGAGCAGCAGACCGACTTCGTCTTCACCGTCGCGGGCGAGGAGCTCGGCTTCCTCGGCGCCGGGCTGATCCTCGTCCTGCTCGGCGTCGTCCTGTGGCGCGCCTGCCGGATCGCCCGCGAGACGACCGAGCTGTACGGCACGATCGTCGCCGCCGGAATCATCGCCTGGTTCGCCTTCCAGGCCTTCGAGAACATCGGGATGACGCTCGGCATCATGCCGGTCGCCGGGCTCCCGCTGCCGTTCGTGTCGTACGGAGGGTCCTCGATGTTCGCCGTCTGGGTGGCCGTCGGCCTGCTCCAGTCGATCAGGCTGCAGCGGCCGATAAGCGCCTGA
- the mrdA gene encoding penicillin-binding protein 2, translating to MTNIPETGRTPRVQIRLIVIQVLVFSLLLTLGGRLWYLQIRNGQEYSDEAKNNHVQQVVQPAVRGSILDARGVALADNETRLVVSASRTELMKMEDDGKSVLTRLAGVLGMKPKEVLDKVRLCDSKTPQPCWNGSPYQPIPVTDEATTQQALTIRERAEDFPGITAEPTAVRRYGAPGKANTAQVLGYLSPVTDEEITKAQDTDSPYLRSDQVGRSGLERTYDKELRGKAGVTRYEVDNLGRVIGQAKNDKAEPGSSVVTSIDARVQAVAEYELNEAMKTARQSFDKNTGENYKADSGAVVVMEAKTGRIVSMASLPNYDPNAWVGGISAKDYAKLTGKNSNFPLLNRAIQGQAAPGSIFKVISSTAAVNAGYPFNGNYPCPSSYNVGGQTFKNFESQGYGSITIGRALEVSCDTVYYGIAHKEWLKDGGMNPKKNAKDWFYRTAHQFGLGKETGIDLPNEVSGRVPDRKWKQDFYKANKDAWCKQGKKDGSYVEKIAYENCLEGDKMRAGDSVNYSIGQGDTLVTPIQMATIYAAISNGGTLYDPTVGKAIVSGDGKTVEEIKPKSHGKLPFTRKTRNQIDSALAGVATRGSAAWRFGGWPQDKIPMHAKTGTAEVYGKQTTSWFATYTKDYSIVMTISQGGTGSGASGPAVRNIYDALYGLDDSGKQDLKKALLPTPQKSLPKIQQDGSIDAPEIKPYNPDSQKTPEEQTLAATLGRRD from the coding sequence GTGACCAACATCCCCGAGACCGGCCGGACCCCACGGGTCCAGATCCGTCTCATCGTCATCCAGGTCCTCGTCTTCTCCCTGCTGCTCACCCTCGGCGGGCGCCTCTGGTACCTCCAGATCCGCAACGGCCAGGAGTACAGCGACGAGGCGAAGAACAACCACGTCCAGCAGGTCGTCCAGCCCGCCGTCCGCGGCTCCATCCTCGACGCGCGCGGTGTGGCCCTCGCCGACAACGAGACCCGGCTGGTCGTCTCCGCCAGCCGCACCGAGCTGATGAAGATGGAGGACGACGGCAAGAGCGTCCTGACCCGGCTCGCCGGCGTCCTCGGCATGAAGCCCAAGGAGGTCCTCGACAAGGTCCGGCTCTGCGACTCCAAGACGCCGCAGCCCTGCTGGAACGGCTCGCCGTACCAGCCGATCCCGGTCACCGACGAGGCCACCACCCAGCAGGCCCTCACGATCCGTGAACGCGCCGAGGACTTCCCCGGCATCACCGCCGAGCCCACCGCCGTACGCCGGTACGGGGCGCCCGGCAAGGCCAACACCGCGCAGGTCCTCGGCTACCTCTCGCCGGTCACCGACGAGGAGATCACCAAGGCCCAGGACACCGACTCGCCGTACCTCCGCTCCGACCAGGTCGGCCGCTCCGGCCTGGAGCGCACCTACGACAAGGAGCTGCGCGGCAAGGCCGGCGTCACCCGCTACGAGGTCGACAACCTCGGCCGGGTCATCGGCCAGGCGAAGAACGACAAGGCGGAGCCCGGCTCCAGCGTGGTCACCTCCATCGACGCCCGGGTCCAGGCCGTCGCCGAGTACGAGCTCAACGAGGCCATGAAGACGGCCCGTCAGTCGTTCGACAAGAACACCGGGGAGAACTACAAGGCCGACTCCGGCGCCGTCGTCGTCATGGAGGCCAAGACCGGCCGCATCGTCTCGATGGCCTCCCTGCCGAACTACGACCCCAACGCCTGGGTCGGCGGCATCTCCGCCAAGGACTACGCCAAGCTCACCGGCAAGAATTCCAACTTCCCGCTGCTGAACCGGGCCATCCAGGGCCAGGCCGCCCCCGGCTCGATCTTCAAGGTCATCTCCTCGACCGCCGCGGTCAACGCCGGCTACCCCTTCAACGGCAACTACCCCTGCCCCAGCTCGTACAACGTCGGCGGGCAGACCTTCAAGAACTTCGAGTCCCAGGGCTACGGCTCCATCACCATCGGCCGGGCCCTCGAAGTCTCCTGCGACACCGTGTACTACGGCATCGCGCACAAGGAGTGGCTGAAGGACGGCGGCATGAACCCCAAGAAGAACGCCAAGGACTGGTTCTACAGGACCGCCCACCAGTTCGGCCTCGGCAAGGAGACCGGCATCGACCTCCCCAACGAGGTCAGCGGCCGCGTCCCCGACCGCAAGTGGAAGCAGGACTTCTACAAGGCGAACAAGGACGCCTGGTGCAAGCAGGGCAAGAAGGACGGCTCGTACGTCGAGAAGATCGCGTACGAGAACTGCCTCGAAGGCGACAAGATGCGCGCCGGTGACTCCGTCAACTACTCGATCGGCCAGGGCGACACGCTCGTCACGCCGATACAGATGGCCACCATCTACGCGGCCATCTCCAACGGCGGCACGCTCTACGACCCCACCGTCGGCAAGGCGATCGTCAGCGGGGACGGCAAGACCGTCGAGGAGATCAAGCCCAAGTCGCACGGCAAGCTGCCCTTCACGCGCAAGACCCGCAACCAGATCGACAGCGCCCTCGCGGGAGTCGCGACCCGTGGTTCGGCCGCCTGGCGATTCGGCGGCTGGCCGCAGGACAAGATCCCGATGCACGCCAAGACGGGTACGGCCGAGGTCTACGGCAAGCAGACGACCTCCTGGTTCGCCACGTACACCAAGGACTACTCGATCGTCATGACGATCTCCCAGGGCGGTACGGGCTCCGGTGCGTCCGGGCCCGCCGTGCGCAACATCTACGACGCCCTCTACGGTCTCGACGACTCCGGCAAGCAGGACCTGAAGAAGGCGCTGCTGCCCACCCCGCAGAAGTCCCTGCCGAAGATCCAGCAGGACGGTTCGATCGACGCCCCGGAGATCAAGCCCTACAACCCGGACTCGCAGAAGACCCCGGAGGAACAGACCCTCGCCGCGACGCTGGGGAGGCGCGACTGA